Within Nocardioides rotundus, the genomic segment GGTCGGCCGCGGTGAGGAGCGCCGCGCCGACGACGGTGGAGAACGGCAGCAGCCACCGGTGGTCGACCCCCACGAGGAGCCGGCACAGGTGCGGGACGGCCAGGCCGACGAACGCGATCGGGCCGGCCACGGCGGTGGCGGCACCGCACAGCAGGATCGCGCCCGCGGCGGCGAAGATCCGGGTGCGGGTGACGTGCTCGCCGAGCCCGGCGGCCACGTCGTCGCCGAGGGCGAGCGAGTTCAGCCCGCGCGCGGCGGCCAGGCAGATGAGGGCGCCCACGGCGAGGAAGGGCAGCACCAGCATGATCCGGGGGTACGTCGCGCCGCCGACCCCGCCGATCTGCCAGAAGCGGAACTGGTTCATCACGTCGATGCGCGGGAGCAGGATCGCGCTGATCAGCGAGCTGAACGCCGCCGACGTCGCTGCTCCGGCGAGCGCGAGCTTGAGGGGCGTCGCACCGCCGCGCCCGAGCGAGCCCACGACGTACACGAAGGTGGCCGCCACCGCGGCGCCCGCGATGGCGACCCAGATGTAGGCGGACGGCGAGGACAGGCCGAAGAAGGCGATGCCGCTCACGACCGCCAGGGAGGCGCCCGTGGTGACGCCGAGGATGCCCGGGTCGGCCAGCGGGTTGCGGGTCACGCCCTGCATCACCGCGCCCGCCATGCCGAGCGCGGCGCCCACGATCATCGCGAGCAGGGTGCGCGGCACCCGCTTCTCCACCGCCGCCTGCGCGAAGGTCTCCGCCTGGCCGCCCACTCCGGCGACGATGTCGGACCAGCCGACCGAGCGGACGCCGAACGCCACCGAGGCGACGGCGGCCAGCCCCAGCGCCGCGATCGCGACGAGGAGCCAGACGAGCCGAACCGGCACGGGCCGCCGCCGAGGTTCGGCGGCCGCCCGTGCCGGCGCGGTGGCGAGCGTGGTGGTCACCCGACCTTGCCCGCC encodes:
- a CDS encoding FecCD family ABC transporter permease, with product MTTTLATAPARAAAEPRRRPVPVRLVWLLVAIAALGLAAVASVAFGVRSVGWSDIVAGVGGQAETFAQAAVEKRVPRTLLAMIVGAALGMAGAVMQGVTRNPLADPGILGVTTGASLAVVSGIAFFGLSSPSAYIWVAIAGAAVAATFVYVVGSLGRGGATPLKLALAGAATSAAFSSLISAILLPRIDVMNQFRFWQIGGVGGATYPRIMLVLPFLAVGALICLAAARGLNSLALGDDVAAGLGEHVTRTRIFAAAGAILLCGAATAVAGPIAFVGLAVPHLCRLLVGVDHRWLLPFSTVVGAALLTAADLAGRLVARPEEVDVGIVTALLGAPVFIWIVRRQKVRAL